From the genome of Pseudomonas sp. FP453:
CCGACTATCTGCTGGATATGAACATTGTATACACGCGCCATATCCAGGACTCGAAAGGCGGGCTCGCCACCCTGATCGTCGACGACAACAAGCTGCTGCTCAGTGTCGATTTCAGCTACAAGGTCGCGGTCAGGAAGAACGGCACCGAGGTGCTGCACTTTTCCAAGGCCCTGTATGACCAGGTGCCCGGCGGCGTGATCGGCAACTTCGAGCAGTACAAGACCATGGGCGCCCTGGTGACCAATAAAAGCAACGCCAGTGTCGAAGGCTTCTACTTCAGTGTTTATAGCCGCGACATCGTCAACGACATCCGCAACATTCCCACTCGTTAGTTTTACCTGCCGCACCTGCTGATTTCTCACTCTAGGAGCACTCTGTGAAAGCACTGTCCAAAATCCTGCTGTCGGGCCTCACCGCCGCAGCGCTGCTCGGCGTGGCCGGTTGCGCCACCGAGAGCAACCGCGCCTTGCCGGTGGAAAAAGTCGCCAGCGCCGGTGTCGTCTACAACGGCGTGCGTGTACCGATCGCCGTGGGCAAATTCGACAACCGCTCCAGCTACATGCGCGGCATCTTCTCCGATGGCGTTGACCGCCTCGGCGGCCAGGCCAAGACCATCCTGATCACCCACCTGCAGCAGACCAACCGCTTCAGCGTGCTGGACCGCGACAACATGGGCGAAATCTCCCAGGAAGCGGCGATCAAAGGCACCGTGCAGAAGCTCAAGGGCGCTGACTACGTGGTCACCGGCGACGTCACCGAGTTCGGCCGCAAAGAAACCGGCGACCGCCAGCTGTTCGGCATCCTCGGCCGTGGCAAGACCCAGGTGGCCTACGCCAAAGTCGCGTTGAACATCGTCAACATCAGCACTTCCGAAGTGGTGTATTCCACCCAGGGCGCCGGTGAATATGCGCTGTCCAACCGTGAAGTGGTCGGCTTCGGCGGCACCGCCAGCTACGACTCCACCCTCAATGGCAAGGTCCTGGACCTGGCCATGCGCGAAGCCATCAACCGCTTGGTAGACGGCATCAACGCCGGCGCCTGGAACCCGCGCAACTGATCAGCAACACCTCAAGGAGCAGTACACGGATGAGCAAGGCAGTGAAGTTGGCGCTGATGCTGACAGCAAGTGCAGTAGTCGCCGGGTGCCACACGGCGCCCCAGCCCCTGTATCAATGGGAAAGCTACCAGCCGCAGGTTTACGAGTACTTCAAGGGCGAGCCCAAGGAAGCGCAGGTCGAGGCGCTGGAACGGGATCTGCAGAAGATCAACGCCAGTGGCCGTAAAGCCCCGCCGGGTTACCACGCGCACCTGGGCATGCTGTACCTGAGCATGGGCAAGGACGACCAGATGGTGCAGGAATTCCGCACCGAGAAGGCACTGTTCCCCGAGTCCGCCTCCTACATGGACTTTCTGCTGAAAAACGCCAAGACCGGAGTCGCCACCAAATGAGCCTATTGAAACTCACTGGCGCCTTGCTGGCCCTGGCCTTGCTCGGCGGTTGCGCGGCCCCCAAGACCATCGACTACACCGCGTACAAACAGGCGCGGCCCAAGTCGATCCTGGTGCTGCCGCCGCTCAATGAGTCGCCGGAAGTGCAGGCGTCCTACAGCCTGGTGTCGCAAGTCACCTACCCGTTGGCCGAAGCCGGTTACTACGTGTTGCCGATTGCCCTGGTGGACGAAACCTTCCGCCAGAACGGCCTGACCACCGCCAACGATATCCAGGCTCTGCCGCCAACCAAGCTGCATGACATCTTTGGTGCGGACGCGGCGCTGTACATCACCGTTACCGAGTACGGCACCAAGTACATGCTGATCGCCAGCGACACAGCGGTGACGGCCTCGGCCAAACTGGTCGACCTGCGCACCGGCACCACCCTGTGGACCGGCTCGGCGCGGGCCTCCAGCGAGGAGGGCAACAACAACGGCGGCGGCCTGGTGGGCATGCTGATCACGGCGGCGGTCAAGCAGGTGATCAACAGTTCTACCGACGCGGCGCATCCGATTGCCGGTATCACCAGTGCGCGCCTGCTGTCGCCGGGGCAACGCACGGGGATCCTGTACGGTCCGCGTAATCCGAAATACGGTACCGACTAAGTCCTCGGTTCCGCAGGCAAAGGCCCTTCCCGGCATCGATCGGGGAGGGCCTTTGTCGTTGTGGGCCACGCTTTCAGTCGCGTCGGTCGTTCAGGCGATAACGGCTGCTTGCAACGCTTTGAACGATGTCGTCGGGTTTGACCTGCCCATGCGTCTTGATCAGCAGGTCGGCGTGGCCGTTGCCATCCAGGTCGATGGCGACACTGCCCGTGCCGGTGGTTTCGTCATACGCCAATAGTGTCTCGCCTGCCTTGCCGCTGAAGGCCTGGACAAAACTCAGCGCAGGGGCCTTGGCTTTTTGCAGGGCGCCGGACACATCGATCTTGTCGGTGCCGCTGGTGAAGTCCAGGATCGTATCGGGGTGCTTGGGGGTGGAGTCACGGGCGTCGTTGTAGACGAATGTATCCGCGCCGCCACCGCCGCGCTTCTGCTCCGCCCCGGGGCCACCGGTGAGGCGGTTGCCCGCGTCATTGCCGTCACCGTCCCAGATACAGGCGATGTTGAACCCACCGTTGTGGGCGCGGCGGGGCGCTGTAGGGCGTGAAGAACGCAGGTACACCAGAATGTATTTTCATTGTTATACCGTTGAACGCGGCTTGTTTTTATCCTTGGTCGAGTCTGTAGGCAAAGTCTTTTTGCGGTGCGATAAGTTGCCATTGCGCAAACCGGACTCCAATCGTTCAACTATTACCTGATGGTGGTTTAAGAGTCGCTGTCGCACGTGGTTGCAGCTATCTGGAGTGTGGTTTTTCTGTTCGTGGGTTGGCGCAGGGCGAGTTCCCACTTTATTTGTCTGGTCTTTTTTCGAAAATCCGGCCGATGGACAACAAAAGAACCACACACCGCCTTTCAAGACCGCGTTATCTGCCGAAGGGGTTTAAGAAAAAACTCGGCGTTTAACCCGAGCACCGATCCTGTCGCGTCTGAAGGAGTGAACGCATCATTCACCCCTCGAGGTTCAGCCGCCATGTCTCGTCATTTCCAACCGCTCCTGCGTCCCGTCGCACAAGGCCTCGCCATCGCTTCGTGGATGGCGCTGGCGGGTTGTGGCGTGTCCACGTCCCCAAACGCTGCCAAGCCCACCGAGGCCGCAGAGGTCATGCCCGGTCTCGCACCGCCCAGCGAGCAGGTGCGCGTCGAAGGTGCTCTGGTCAAGCGCGCGGCCTCCGCGCCCATGGCGGCACCGCTGATGATGAGTGACGAGCGGGTCAGCCCATATCGCAGCGAGCCTGGTGAGCAATATGAGCGCCTGCCGGACAACCCGGTGCAGCGGGTTGCCGAAACGCCCGTCTCGACCTTTAGCGTGGATGTCGATACCGGCAGCTACGCCAACGTACGACGCTTCCTCAACCAAGGTAGTCTGCCGCCCGAAGGAGCCGTAAGACTGGAGGAAATGGTCAACTACTTCCCCTACAACTACGTATTGCCCACCGATGGCTCGCCCTTCGGCGTGAGCACTGAAGTCGCCGCTACGCCTTGGAATCCACACACCCAACTGCTGCGTATTGGCATCCAGGCGTCTGATCGTGCGGTGGCGGACCTGGCGCCGGCCAACCTGGTGTTTCTAGTGGACGTGTCCGGCTCCATGGACCGCCGCGAAGGCTTGCCCCTGGTGAAAAGCACCCTGAACTTGCTGGTGGATCAGTTGCGCGATCAGGACCGCGTGTCACTGGTGGTCTACGCCGGCGAGTCGCGCGTGGTGCTGCAGCCCACCTCCGGTCGCGACAAGGCCAAGATCCGCAACGCCATCAGTCAGCTGGCCGCCGGAGGCTCAACGGCGGGCGCCTCGGGTATCGAACTGGCCTACCAGATGGCCCGCGAAGGGTTTATCGACAACGGCATCAATCGCATCCTGCTGGCCACCGACGGTGATTTCAATGTGGGCGTCAGCGATTTTGACAGCCTCAAGCAGATGGCCACCCGGCAGCGCAAAAGCGGCGTGTCCCTCACCACCTTGGGCTTCGGTGTGGATAACTACAACGAGCACTTGATGGAACAACTGGCCGACGCGGGTGATGGCAACTACGCCTACATCGACAACCTGCGTGAAGCGCGCAAAGTACTGGTGGACCAGCTCAGCTCGACCCTGGCGGTGGTGGCACGGGATGTGAAACTGCAGGTGGAATTCAACCCGGCGCGCGTCAGCGAATATCGTTTGCTCGGCTATGAAAACCGCGCCTTGAAGCGTGAGGATTTCAGCAACGACAAGGTTGATGCGGGTGAG
Proteins encoded in this window:
- a CDS encoding DUF4810 domain-containing protein, producing the protein MSKAVKLALMLTASAVVAGCHTAPQPLYQWESYQPQVYEYFKGEPKEAQVEALERDLQKINASGRKAPPGYHAHLGMLYLSMGKDDQMVQEFRTEKALFPESASYMDFLLKNAKTGVATK
- a CDS encoding VWA domain-containing protein encodes the protein MSRHFQPLLRPVAQGLAIASWMALAGCGVSTSPNAAKPTEAAEVMPGLAPPSEQVRVEGALVKRAASAPMAAPLMMSDERVSPYRSEPGEQYERLPDNPVQRVAETPVSTFSVDVDTGSYANVRRFLNQGSLPPEGAVRLEEMVNYFPYNYVLPTDGSPFGVSTEVAATPWNPHTQLLRIGIQASDRAVADLAPANLVFLVDVSGSMDRREGLPLVKSTLNLLVDQLRDQDRVSLVVYAGESRVVLQPTSGRDKAKIRNAISQLAAGGSTAGASGIELAYQMAREGFIDNGINRILLATDGDFNVGVSDFDSLKQMATRQRKSGVSLTTLGFGVDNYNEHLMEQLADAGDGNYAYIDNLREARKVLVDQLSSTLAVVARDVKLQVEFNPARVSEYRLLGYENRALKREDFSNDKVDAGEIGAGHTLTALYEIVPAGEKGWLEPLRYAAGSKVQNNADELAMLRVRYKPAAGGDSKLIERPINNPPTQASADLRFSAAVAAFAQQLQDDGRYTGSMSLRDTAALARSALGDDPFGLRHEFVQLVELAQSLKPGSHR
- a CDS encoding CsgG/HfaB family protein, which gives rise to MKALSKILLSGLTAAALLGVAGCATESNRALPVEKVASAGVVYNGVRVPIAVGKFDNRSSYMRGIFSDGVDRLGGQAKTILITHLQQTNRFSVLDRDNMGEISQEAAIKGTVQKLKGADYVVTGDVTEFGRKETGDRQLFGILGRGKTQVAYAKVALNIVNISTSEVVYSTQGAGEYALSNREVVGFGGTASYDSTLNGKVLDLAMREAINRLVDGINAGAWNPRN
- a CDS encoding M10 family metallopeptidase C-terminal domain-containing protein, with amino-acid sequence MYLRSSRPTAPRRAHNGGFNIACIWDGDGNDAGNRLTGGPGAEQKRGGGGADTFVYNDARDSTPKHPDTILDFTSGTDKIDVSGALQKAKAPALSFVQAFSGKAGETLLAYDETTGTGSVAIDLDGNGHADLLIKTHGQVKPDDIVQSVASSRYRLNDRRD
- a CDS encoding DUF799 domain-containing protein; the encoded protein is MSLLKLTGALLALALLGGCAAPKTIDYTAYKQARPKSILVLPPLNESPEVQASYSLVSQVTYPLAEAGYYVLPIALVDETFRQNGLTTANDIQALPPTKLHDIFGADAALYITVTEYGTKYMLIASDTAVTASAKLVDLRTGTTLWTGSARASSEEGNNNGGGLVGMLITAAVKQVINSSTDAAHPIAGITSARLLSPGQRTGILYGPRNPKYGTD